Proteins encoded within one genomic window of Campylobacter lari:
- the cysS gene encoding cysteine--tRNA ligase, translating to MVFFDSVLKKKCEFIPNEAKKANIYLCGPTVYDDAHLGHARSSVCFDFLRRVLLASDYEVIFARNYTDIDDKILKKMQESGKSLEEITNFYIKRYDEDMQALNILEPNFKPKATAYIEQMIIYIEKLSELNLAYKLEDGIYFDTSKDDKYFYISKRNLEDNQSRLEESVAKKNDSDFVLWKFDEKFYPASFGKGRPGWHTECVVMIESIFKDKLDIHAGGIDLLFPHHENEACQCRCKNNHELANFWLHNGFVQINGEKMSKSLGNSFFLKDSLKLFSGEVLRFYLLSVHYRAHFNYALEDLQATKKRLDKFYRLKKRLNLNAFIDEKTTIESEVAKNILEVLNDDLNASKALALLDEFINESNIYLDQNLKDKAYKIQLEKTLKELAFIFGIGFMDTIKYFQFGISKEKCQEIEEKIALRNKAKQEKNYALADQIRDDLAKENILLMDTPNGVVWEKNG from the coding sequence ATGGTTTTTTTTGATAGTGTTTTAAAGAAAAAATGCGAATTTATCCCAAATGAGGCAAAAAAAGCAAACATTTATCTATGCGGACCTACTGTATATGATGATGCACATTTAGGACATGCAAGAAGTAGTGTTTGTTTTGATTTTTTAAGAAGAGTTTTACTAGCAAGTGATTATGAAGTGATTTTTGCTAGAAATTACACTGATATTGATGATAAAATTTTAAAAAAAATGCAAGAAAGTGGTAAAAGCTTAGAAGAAATTACAAATTTTTATATTAAAAGATATGATGAGGATATGCAAGCGCTTAATATCTTAGAACCTAACTTTAAGCCAAAGGCTACAGCTTATATTGAGCAAATGATTATATATATAGAAAAACTTTCAGAATTAAACCTAGCGTATAAACTTGAAGATGGAATTTATTTTGATACCAGCAAAGATGATAAATACTTTTATATCTCTAAAAGAAATTTAGAAGATAATCAATCACGCTTAGAAGAAAGTGTAGCCAAAAAAAATGATAGCGATTTTGTTTTATGGAAATTTGATGAAAAATTTTATCCTGCAAGTTTTGGTAAAGGAAGACCAGGCTGGCACACAGAATGCGTTGTGATGATAGAAAGTATTTTTAAAGATAAACTTGATATTCATGCAGGAGGCATAGATTTACTTTTTCCTCATCATGAAAATGAAGCTTGTCAGTGTCGTTGTAAAAACAATCATGAGTTGGCTAATTTTTGGCTGCATAATGGCTTTGTGCAAATTAATGGTGAAAAAATGAGCAAAAGCCTGGGAAATAGCTTTTTTCTAAAAGATTCTTTAAAACTTTTTAGTGGAGAGGTTTTGAGATTTTATCTTTTAAGTGTGCATTATAGAGCGCATTTTAACTACGCTTTAGAAGACTTACAAGCTACTAAAAAAAGACTTGATAAATTTTACCGTTTAAAAAAACGCTTAAATTTAAATGCTTTTATAGATGAAAAAACTACCATAGAAAGTGAAGTAGCTAAAAATATCTTAGAAGTTTTAAATGATGATTTAAATGCCTCTAAAGCCTTGGCTTTACTTGATGAGTTTATCAATGAAAGTAATATTTACTTAGATCAAAACCTAAAAGACAAAGCTTATAAAATACAATTAGAAAAAACCTTAAAAGAACTCGCTTTTATTTTTGGTATAGGTTTTATGGATACTATAAAATATTTTCAATTTGGCATTAGTAAAGAAAAATGTCAGGAAATAGAAGAAAAAATCGCTCTACGCAACAAGGCAAAGCAAGAAAAAAACTATGCCTTAGCAGATCAAATTCGTGATGATTTAGCTAAAGAGAATATTCTTTTAATGGATACACCAAATGGTGTGGTATGGGAGAAAAATGGATAA
- a CDS encoding ABC transporter ATP-binding protein yields the protein MDKNYKEMKLKEVFTRFKPYYKDYWFYFVLAIIGMLLTSGGTAASAYIIEPILNKIFIEKNVDLLYYMPLLVVLIYALKNLGAYMQVYYISYVGTDILRRLRELVLGNLLRLDMSFFHKYRSGELISRCTSDIGALQNIVSTIIPEILRESLTAIGLLSVVIYQSPKLAFFALVILPLAIYPLAIFAKKIKKIGRNTQEKNSDLTSRLSEIFSNIELIKASNAGKNEMQKFSQTNSEVCKLSLKGIRIEALSSPLMESMGSIGFAIVIIIGGKEVIDGSLSIGSFFSFTTALFMAYTPIKRLSSLYTRLQNAVAASERTFYLTDLEPQIKGGDEKLTENIQNIHFKNVSLSYQKDKTVLKDVNFSFDKGEILALVGSSGGGKSSIINLLMYFFEKDSGEILINQKDISSFDIISLRENISLVTQNIYIFNDTIAQNIAYAKEYNETRVIEVLKQANAYDFVQELGGIHTELKEHGKNLSGGQKQRIAIARALYKNPQILIFDEATSALDNESEKAIVKTIESLKKDRLILIIAHRLSTIENADKIAVLDKGKIASIGNDAYLMQHCEIYQKLKQKAQKTDKVKENEN from the coding sequence ATGGATAAAAATTACAAAGAAATGAAGCTTAAAGAGGTTTTTACTCGCTTTAAGCCTTATTATAAAGATTATTGGTTTTATTTTGTTTTAGCTATTATTGGTATGCTTTTAACTAGTGGTGGAACAGCTGCTAGTGCATACATCATAGAGCCTATTTTAAATAAAATTTTTATAGAAAAAAATGTTGATTTGCTTTATTATATGCCTTTACTTGTTGTTTTAATTTATGCTTTAAAAAATCTTGGTGCTTATATGCAAGTTTATTATATATCTTATGTTGGGACAGATATTTTAAGAAGATTAAGAGAATTAGTTCTTGGCAATCTTTTGCGCTTAGATATGAGCTTTTTTCATAAATACAGAAGTGGAGAATTAATCAGCAGATGTACTTCTGATATTGGAGCTTTACAAAATATAGTTTCTACTATAATACCTGAAATTTTAAGAGAAAGTTTAACCGCGATTGGACTTTTAAGTGTGGTAATTTATCAAAGTCCAAAACTTGCTTTTTTTGCTTTAGTTATTTTACCTTTAGCAATTTACCCTCTTGCTATTTTTGCTAAAAAAATCAAAAAAATAGGACGCAATACTCAAGAAAAAAATTCTGATCTTACTTCAAGATTAAGTGAAATCTTTTCTAATATAGAACTTATTAAAGCTTCTAATGCAGGTAAAAATGAAATGCAAAAATTCAGCCAAACTAATAGCGAAGTTTGCAAACTTTCCTTAAAAGGCATTAGAATTGAAGCTTTAAGTAGCCCTTTAATGGAATCTATGGGTTCAATTGGCTTTGCAATAGTAATTATAATAGGTGGTAAAGAAGTAATTGATGGAAGTTTAAGCATAGGTTCTTTTTTTAGCTTTACTACAGCTTTATTTATGGCTTATACTCCTATTAAAAGACTTTCTTCACTTTATACAAGATTGCAAAATGCAGTAGCAGCTAGTGAGAGAACTTTTTATTTAACTGATTTAGAACCACAAATTAAAGGTGGCGATGAAAAACTTACAGAAAATATCCAAAATATTCATTTTAAAAATGTCTCTTTAAGCTATCAAAAAGATAAAACGGTATTAAAAGATGTAAATTTTTCTTTTGATAAAGGAGAAATTCTAGCCTTAGTTGGATCAAGTGGTGGAGGAAAATCTTCTATTATCAATCTTTTGATGTATTTTTTTGAAAAAGATAGTGGTGAGATTTTAATCAATCAAAAAGACATTAGCTCTTTTGATATTATTAGTTTAAGAGAAAATATTTCTTTGGTAACTCAAAATATTTATATATTTAATGACACTATAGCTCAAAATATTGCTTATGCTAAAGAATATAACGAAACACGCGTGATAGAGGTTTTAAAACAAGCTAATGCTTATGATTTTGTCCAAGAACTTGGTGGTATACATACTGAATTAAAAGAACATGGAAAAAATCTCTCCGGCGGACAAAAACAACGCATTGCCATAGCAAGGGCTTTATATAAAAATCCTCAAATTTTAATTTTTGATGAAGCAACCTCAGCACTTGATAATGAAAGTGAAAAAGCCATAGTAAAAACCATAGAAAGCTTAAAAAAAGATCGCTTAATACTCATCATCGCTCATAGGCTTAGCACTATAGAAAATGCTGACAAAATTGCTGTGCTTGATAAAGGAAAAATAGC